In one Carettochelys insculpta isolate YL-2023 chromosome 6, ASM3395843v1, whole genome shotgun sequence genomic region, the following are encoded:
- the LOC142014052 gene encoding proto-oncogene Mas-like: MLGMGESLRISLSPLSRQVSVKEEEISASCRRRIMTEMTATSQLLTETSPYTLVSEPGCQTHFSEHIPDSITVLICLLGLVGNGVVLWLLGVIIKRNPFTVYIFNLAVADFTFLLCLLVYLSLSVTESLLCGSEFGHLIMVSHLLFLLPHNASLYLLTAVSLERCLSIFWPLWCRYHRPKHLSALLCALLWALSSLISGLMSYFCVSHEITHCRASAIAMYAVGFLLFAPVMVLTNLALFIKIRRSSQQRQPGKLYIVILLTVFFFLLFAVPFSIQRFGQYFNYFGISPDISYGLAAVNSSINPVIYFLVGSYRKRHFRGSVKVALQRIFEDQTNPRDNRESHRTDVLEMGN; the protein is encoded by the coding sequence ATGCTGGGGATGGGAGAGTCACTGAGGATTTCCCTGTCTCCTCTCAGCAGACAGGTGAGCGTGAAAGAGGAGGAGATATCGGCATCCTGCCGCAGAAGGATCATGACTGAGATGACTGCAacgtcccagcttctgacagagaccaGTCCATACACTCTGGTTAGTGAACCTGGATGCCAAACACATTTCTCTGAGCATATCCCTGACAGCATCACAGTGCTCATCTGTCTCTTGGGGCTGGTGGGGAATGGGGTTGTCCTCTGGCTCCTTGGCGTCATCATTAAGAGGAACCCCTTCACCGTCTACATCTTCAACCTGGCCGTGGCTGACTTTaccttcctcctctgcctgctcGTTTACCTCTCCCTTAGTGTCACAGAGTCTCTCCTCTGTGGGTCTGAATTTGGGCATCTCATCATGGTTTCTCACCTGCTGTTTCTGCTCCCCCACAATGCCAGCCTATACCTCCTGACGGCCGTCAGTCTGGAGAGGTGCCTGTCCATCTTCTGGCCCCTCTGGTGCCGATACCACCGCCCAAAGCATCTGTCTGCCCTTTTATGTGCCCTGCTCtgggctctctccagcctgataaGCGGACTAATGTCTTATTTTTGTGTTTCTCATGAAATTACACACTGCCGGGCGTCAGCCATAGCCATGTACGCTGTGGGGTTCCTGCTTTTTGCTCCCGTCATGGTTCTGACCAACCTGGCCCTCTTCATCAAGATCCGACGCAGCTCCCAGCAACGCCAGCCAGGAAAGCTCTACATTGTTATCCTGCTCACcgtcttcttcttcctcctctttgctgTTCCCTTCAGTATCCAGAGGTTTGGCCagtatttcaattattttggtatcTCCCCTGACATAAGTTATGGATTGGCTGCTGTAAACAGCAGCATTAACCCGGTTATTTACTTCTTAGTCGGGAGCTACAGGAAACGGCACTTTAGAGGCTCTGTCAAGGTTGCACTCCAGAGGATCTTTGAAGACCAAACCAATCCCAGAGACAACAGAGAATCCCACAGGACAGACGTACTGGAGATGGGCAACTAA